One segment of Curtobacterium sp. MR_MD2014 DNA contains the following:
- a CDS encoding ABC transporter substrate-binding protein yields the protein MRTTPRPTRGRAAALLATAAATALVLTGCSSGSSGATGGGNGKVEGTITLQTWALTPTYTDYLQGVIDGFEQEHPDAKVKLQDQPGDGYADKVLSQASSNSLPDVINLPPDIALPLAKRGFLQDISKDDSTLSSTYVAGALDSYEYKGLDGTYGYPWYLNTDVDYWNSTMFAKCGLDANDPPKTTDELFTQAKTMHEKCPDDYLMSRKPGLGDFTLAGVKVVNGDGTKFTFADSSKAADLIDRYRTAYQDGYMPSNVLNSDYLGNSTLFTQGKVAWTTGGATALADMEKSNPSLTGNVTVSPALDTPPLYVQGLSVSSKSKHLATAEAFAQYMTNAKNQEAFAHQVNIFPSTVSSQSDPYFSKDDGTVNGKARVLANEALKEAKVLNPVEANSAMTDFLDQQIALAMKGQVSPEKALQTAQDKMNSLLANG from the coding sequence ATGAGGACCACACCACGACCGACGAGGGGCCGCGCGGCAGCGCTGCTCGCGACCGCGGCGGCCACCGCCCTCGTCCTGACCGGCTGCTCGAGCGGCAGCAGCGGCGCGACCGGCGGAGGGAACGGCAAGGTCGAGGGCACCATCACCCTGCAGACCTGGGCGCTCACGCCGACCTACACGGACTACCTGCAGGGCGTCATCGACGGCTTCGAGCAGGAACACCCCGACGCGAAGGTGAAGCTGCAGGACCAGCCGGGCGACGGCTACGCGGACAAGGTGCTCAGCCAGGCGTCGTCGAACTCGCTGCCGGACGTCATCAACCTGCCGCCGGACATCGCGCTGCCGCTCGCGAAGCGCGGGTTCCTGCAGGACATCTCGAAGGACGACAGCACGCTGAGCAGCACGTACGTCGCCGGCGCGTTGGACTCGTACGAGTACAAGGGACTCGACGGCACCTACGGCTACCCCTGGTACCTCAACACCGACGTCGACTACTGGAACTCGACGATGTTCGCGAAGTGCGGGCTCGACGCGAACGACCCGCCGAAGACCACCGACGAGCTGTTCACGCAGGCGAAGACGATGCACGAGAAGTGCCCGGACGACTACCTGATGAGCCGGAAGCCCGGGCTCGGCGACTTCACGCTCGCCGGCGTCAAGGTGGTCAACGGGGACGGGACGAAGTTCACGTTCGCCGACTCGTCGAAGGCCGCCGACCTGATCGACCGGTACAGGACGGCGTACCAGGACGGCTACATGCCGTCGAACGTCCTCAACAGCGACTACCTCGGCAACTCGACGCTCTTCACGCAGGGCAAGGTCGCCTGGACCACCGGTGGTGCGACCGCGCTCGCCGACATGGAGAAGAGCAACCCGTCGCTCACGGGCAACGTCACCGTCAGCCCGGCGCTCGACACCCCGCCGCTGTACGTGCAGGGCCTGTCGGTGTCCAGCAAGTCGAAGCACCTCGCCACCGCCGAGGCGTTCGCGCAGTACATGACGAACGCGAAGAACCAGGAGGCGTTCGCCCACCAGGTGAACATCTTCCCGTCGACCGTCTCGTCGCAGTCCGACCCGTACTTCTCGAAGGACGACGGAACCGTGAACGGCAAGGCCCGCGTGCTCGCGAACGAGGCGCTCAAGGAGGCGAAGGTCCTCAACCCGGTCGAGGCGAACTCCGCGATGACGGACTTCCTCGACCAGCAGATCGCCCTCGCCATGAAGGGGCAGGTCTCGCCGGAGAAGGCCCTGCAGACCGCGCAGGACAAGATGAACTCGCTCCTGGCCAACGGCTGA
- a CDS encoding glycoside hydrolase 5 family protein — protein sequence MRFGVNHTPSVGWFHSWLDFSPADTARDMEQIASLGADHVRIFPLWPVVQPNRTLIREAALRDVATVVDIAGSFGLDVNVDALQGHLSSFDFVPSWLDSWHRRNMFTDPDVVASTAAYVEALAAAVADKPNLLGISIGNEVNQFAHAPHPAPHDITAEQGHAWAAAMVAAARRGLSGGSTVGSSAGREAPPASASSAPAAPGSRPAPLVTVAQYDAAWYDDTQPFGPAHAADHGDATVTHSWVFNGSAALHGALGAGSVRHGEYLLQLAAAWNREPGRPNWLQEVGAPTNVVDPADAAAFTDRTIRHVAGAQDLLGVTWWCSHDVARSLADFPELEYDLGLFTNDGRLKPAGEAFAALARTGLPAPAAPPTTAVVLDDVLPDGSPRYGVRADCAPGGRFAAAWLACAESATDGRGPQVVLRSRLPDTAHTAARGIRSTVEVPDDLAGTALSIAHPATMP from the coding sequence ATGCGCTTCGGTGTCAACCACACCCCGTCGGTCGGCTGGTTCCACTCGTGGCTCGACTTCTCGCCGGCGGACACCGCGCGGGACATGGAGCAGATCGCCTCGCTCGGTGCCGACCACGTGCGGATCTTCCCGCTGTGGCCGGTCGTCCAGCCGAACCGGACGCTCATCCGGGAGGCGGCGCTGCGCGACGTCGCCACCGTCGTCGACATCGCCGGCTCCTTCGGGCTCGACGTGAACGTCGACGCGCTGCAGGGGCACCTGTCGAGCTTCGACTTCGTGCCGTCGTGGCTCGACAGCTGGCACCGCCGGAACATGTTCACCGATCCGGACGTGGTCGCGTCGACGGCCGCGTACGTCGAGGCACTCGCCGCGGCGGTCGCCGACAAGCCGAACCTGCTCGGCATCTCGATCGGCAACGAGGTCAACCAGTTCGCGCACGCACCGCACCCCGCACCGCACGACATCACCGCGGAACAGGGACACGCGTGGGCCGCGGCGATGGTCGCGGCGGCGCGGCGCGGGCTGTCCGGTGGGTCCACGGTCGGGTCGTCCGCCGGCCGGGAGGCACCACCCGCGTCCGCCTCGTCGGCTCCTGCCGCCCCCGGGTCGCGTCCTGCGCCGCTGGTCACCGTCGCGCAGTACGACGCGGCCTGGTACGACGACACGCAGCCCTTCGGTCCGGCCCACGCGGCGGATCACGGCGACGCGACGGTCACGCACTCGTGGGTGTTCAACGGGTCCGCGGCCCTGCACGGCGCACTCGGCGCCGGGTCGGTGCGGCACGGGGAGTACCTGCTCCAGCTCGCCGCGGCCTGGAACCGTGAGCCCGGTCGACCGAACTGGCTGCAGGAGGTCGGCGCCCCGACGAACGTCGTCGACCCGGCCGACGCCGCCGCGTTCACCGACCGGACCATCCGGCACGTCGCCGGCGCCCAGGACCTGCTCGGGGTGACCTGGTGGTGCTCGCACGACGTCGCACGGTCGCTCGCCGACTTCCCGGAGCTCGAGTACGACCTCGGGCTGTTCACGAACGACGGCCGGCTGAAGCCCGCGGGCGAGGCGTTCGCCGCCCTGGCCCGGACCGGTCTGCCCGCCCCCGCGGCGCCGCCGACCACCGCGGTCGTGCTGGACGACGTGCTCCCGGACGGCTCGCCCCGGTACGGGGTGCGTGCGGACTGCGCCCCCGGTGGCCGGTTCGCGGCCGCGTGGCTCGCGTGCGCCGAGTCCGCCACGGACGGCCGCGGACCCCAGGTCGTGCTGCGCTCCCGGCTGCCCGACACCGCGCACACCGCGGCCAGGGGCATCAGGAGCACCGTGGAGGTGCCGGACGACCTCGCCGGCACCGCGCTGTCGATCGCCCACCCCGCGACGATGCCCTGA
- a CDS encoding LacI family DNA-binding transcriptional regulator, translating into MQPKRRTTIADIAARAGVSISAVSFALNDRPGVSPETRRRVQEIARELDWQPHTAARALGGARAGSIGFVLNRPARTLGTESFFGDLISGIQLGLAGTHVGMTLLVARDADEELQTYRDWWRGHRVDGVVVIDPRQDDDRLALLAELGMPAVVVGSHPSPAGAAPSVWIDDSDATETVLRYLHALGHRRIAHVAGPPEFEHTAMRTARLETFAATEGLERTVSIPTDYSAEAGARATRTLLSGTDRPTAIVYDNDVLAVAGLGVTSEMGIAVPHAVSIVSFDDSAMIRLVRPAITSLTRDTVELGQRAAVLLREQIDSGAVLPSRPGPSLTLSVRDSTGRAPTRPHGGRSTR; encoded by the coding sequence GTGCAACCGAAGCGTCGGACGACGATCGCCGACATCGCCGCCCGAGCCGGCGTGTCCATCAGCGCGGTGTCGTTCGCGCTCAACGACCGACCGGGCGTCTCCCCGGAGACCCGTCGACGGGTGCAGGAGATCGCGCGCGAGCTCGACTGGCAGCCGCACACCGCGGCGCGCGCGCTCGGTGGAGCCCGGGCGGGCTCGATCGGGTTCGTGCTGAACCGGCCCGCACGCACCCTCGGGACGGAGTCGTTCTTCGGCGACCTGATCTCCGGGATCCAGCTCGGTCTCGCGGGCACCCACGTCGGCATGACCCTGCTCGTGGCGCGGGATGCGGACGAGGAGCTCCAGACGTACCGGGACTGGTGGCGGGGCCACCGGGTCGACGGCGTCGTCGTGATCGACCCGAGACAGGACGACGACCGCCTGGCCCTGCTCGCCGAGCTCGGGATGCCGGCCGTCGTCGTCGGGTCCCACCCGTCACCGGCGGGTGCGGCGCCGAGCGTCTGGATCGACGACTCCGACGCCACCGAGACCGTCCTGCGCTACCTGCACGCCCTCGGTCACCGCCGCATCGCCCACGTCGCCGGTCCTCCGGAGTTCGAGCACACGGCGATGCGCACGGCGCGCCTCGAGACGTTCGCCGCGACCGAGGGGCTCGAGCGGACGGTGTCGATCCCGACGGACTACTCCGCGGAGGCCGGCGCCCGTGCGACGCGGACGCTGCTGTCCGGCACCGACCGGCCGACCGCGATCGTGTACGACAACGACGTGCTCGCCGTCGCCGGCCTCGGCGTCACGAGCGAGATGGGGATCGCGGTCCCCCACGCGGTGTCGATCGTCTCGTTCGACGACTCCGCGATGATCCGCCTCGTGCGACCCGCGATCACGTCCCTGACCCGCGACACGGTCGAGCTCGGGCAGCGGGCCGCCGTGCTCCTGCGCGAGCAGATCGACTCGGGCGCGGTCCTGCCCTCACGCCCCGGCCCCTCGCTGACCCTGAGCGTGCGCGACTCCACCGGTCGCGCACCGACACGCCCGCACGGCGGCCGTTCCACACGCTGA
- a CDS encoding EamA family transporter, which produces MTRVPAPVLALAAMLSVQIGAALAKTRFDEVGSVGAAALRLVIGALVLLLVVRPRVRHWTRGQWTAAVLLGLALGGMNVFIYVAFASIPIGVAVTIEFLGPLTLSLAHTRRWRDVTWAALALAGVVLLGVGPAAVTAVGGVVAAIAAAACWAGYIVMNRRVGAAIPGVDGLAVSMVVAMLVSLPTGLRPAVDGVVGDPSLLLVFAGVALLSTVLPYALEMLALRRMPTRVFGVLQSLGPAIAALAGLVVLHEELAVQEVVALACVSVASVGVTLSARRGRARPDAGRTGGAGQVP; this is translated from the coding sequence GTGACCCGCGTCCCCGCACCGGTGCTCGCCCTCGCCGCGATGCTCTCGGTGCAGATCGGTGCCGCGCTGGCGAAGACCCGCTTCGACGAGGTCGGGTCGGTCGGTGCCGCTGCGCTCCGGCTCGTCATCGGTGCGCTCGTGCTCCTGCTCGTCGTGCGCCCGCGCGTCCGGCACTGGACCCGCGGGCAGTGGACGGCGGCGGTGCTGCTCGGCCTCGCGCTCGGCGGGATGAACGTCTTCATCTACGTGGCCTTCGCGAGCATCCCGATCGGCGTCGCCGTGACGATCGAGTTCCTCGGACCGCTCACCCTGTCGCTCGCGCACACCCGACGGTGGCGGGACGTCACGTGGGCGGCCCTCGCGCTCGCCGGGGTCGTGCTGCTCGGTGTCGGTCCGGCCGCGGTCACCGCGGTCGGGGGCGTCGTCGCCGCGATCGCCGCTGCCGCGTGCTGGGCGGGCTACATCGTGATGAACCGTCGGGTCGGTGCCGCCATCCCCGGGGTCGACGGGCTGGCGGTGTCGATGGTCGTCGCGATGCTCGTGTCGCTGCCGACCGGACTCCGTCCGGCCGTCGACGGCGTGGTCGGCGACCCGTCGCTGCTGCTCGTGTTCGCGGGCGTCGCGCTGCTCTCGACCGTGCTGCCGTACGCCCTCGAGATGCTCGCGCTCCGCCGGATGCCCACCCGGGTGTTCGGTGTGCTGCAGAGCCTCGGTCCGGCGATCGCGGCCCTGGCGGGCCTCGTGGTGCTGCACGAGGAGCTCGCGGTGCAGGAGGTCGTCGCCCTGGCCTGCGTGAGCGTCGCCAGCGTCGGGGTCACCCTGTCGGCGCGACGCGGTCGCGCGCGACCTGACGCGGGTCGGACGGGAGGCGCGGGGCAGGTTCCCTGA
- a CDS encoding response regulator transcription factor has product MSDGPGAARIRAVVVDDAVLLREGLARVLDEAGIDVVGQYADADAFLATLPDGAPDVVVMDVRMPPTFTDEGVRAAVATRRVAPRTGVLLLSQYVEATYAEDVLAAGATGIGYLLKDRVTRLEEIDDAVRRIAAGGTVLDPEVVTQLMGRRRDPLAALTPREREVLGLMAEGRTNAAIARALVIGTGAVEKHVSSIFGKLALEDTGEDHRRVLAVLAYLG; this is encoded by the coding sequence ATGAGCGACGGCCCGGGTGCAGCACGCATCCGGGCCGTCGTCGTCGACGACGCGGTGCTCCTGCGCGAGGGGCTCGCCCGCGTGCTCGACGAGGCCGGCATCGACGTCGTCGGCCAGTACGCCGACGCGGACGCCTTCCTCGCCACGCTGCCCGACGGTGCCCCCGACGTGGTCGTCATGGACGTGCGGATGCCGCCGACCTTCACCGACGAGGGTGTGCGCGCCGCCGTCGCCACCCGCCGCGTCGCACCCCGCACCGGGGTCCTGCTGCTGTCGCAGTACGTCGAGGCCACCTACGCCGAGGACGTCCTGGCCGCCGGGGCGACCGGCATCGGGTACCTGCTCAAGGACCGCGTGACCCGGCTCGAGGAGATCGACGACGCCGTCCGGCGCATCGCCGCGGGCGGCACCGTGCTCGACCCCGAGGTCGTCACGCAGCTCATGGGTCGTCGGCGGGACCCGCTCGCCGCCCTGACGCCCCGCGAGCGCGAGGTCCTCGGGCTGATGGCCGAGGGGCGCACGAACGCCGCCATCGCCCGTGCGCTCGTGATCGGCACCGGAGCCGTCGAGAAGCACGTGTCGAGCATCTTCGGCAAGCTCGCCCTGGAGGACACCGGTGAGGACCACCGCCGCGTCCTCGCCGTGCTCGCGTACCTCGGCTGA
- a CDS encoding carbohydrate ABC transporter permease, with translation MTNTTSTTEPVIGGAAGVAAPAPDVTGATARGRASGPTPRKRRRVWGVMSTREKVVRYVLLVVVLFITIGPFLWQFSTSLKGAGEDIYTANPSFIPSEPTFDNYLKVAAAIPVFRYIGNSLLVAAIDVFGNIVFATLAGFALARLQWRFRKLVLGLFLATLVLPGEATIISQFVTVKDLGLADNLVGVALPGMIAALNVLLMFNAFRQIPEEIDQAAVVDGANAMQRLRYISLPAVQGTIAVIAIFSFIGAWDDFLWPLIVLQSPENLTLTVGLQYLQGTFATDQRMIAAGTMIAFIPIAVIFAVLQRFFFKGVEEGGVKG, from the coding sequence GTGACGAACACGACCAGCACCACGGAACCCGTGATCGGGGGCGCCGCCGGCGTCGCCGCACCCGCACCGGACGTGACCGGCGCGACGGCACGCGGACGCGCCTCCGGACCGACACCGCGGAAGCGCCGCCGGGTCTGGGGCGTCATGTCCACCCGTGAGAAGGTCGTCCGCTACGTCCTGCTCGTGGTCGTCCTCTTCATCACGATCGGCCCGTTCCTCTGGCAGTTCTCCACCTCGCTCAAGGGTGCGGGCGAGGACATCTACACCGCGAACCCGTCGTTCATCCCGAGCGAGCCGACGTTCGACAACTACCTCAAGGTGGCGGCGGCGATCCCGGTCTTCCGGTACATCGGCAACTCGCTGCTCGTCGCCGCGATCGACGTGTTCGGCAACATCGTGTTCGCCACCCTCGCCGGGTTCGCCCTCGCCCGCCTGCAGTGGCGCTTCCGGAAGCTCGTGCTCGGCCTCTTCCTGGCCACCCTGGTGCTGCCGGGCGAGGCGACGATCATCAGCCAGTTCGTCACGGTCAAGGACCTCGGGCTCGCCGACAACCTGGTCGGCGTCGCGCTGCCGGGCATGATCGCCGCACTCAACGTGCTGCTCATGTTCAACGCGTTCCGGCAGATCCCCGAGGAGATCGACCAGGCCGCGGTGGTGGACGGCGCGAACGCGATGCAGCGCCTCCGGTACATCTCCCTGCCCGCCGTGCAGGGGACCATCGCGGTGATCGCGATCTTCTCGTTCATCGGTGCGTGGGACGACTTCCTCTGGCCGCTCATCGTGCTGCAGTCGCCCGAGAACCTCACGCTGACGGTGGGACTCCAGTACCTGCAGGGCACGTTCGCGACCGACCAGCGCATGATCGCCGCCGGCACCATGATCGCCTTCATCCCGATCGCCGTGATCTTCGCCGTCCTGCAGCGCTTCTTCTTCAAGGGCGTCGAAGAGGGCGGGGTGAAGGGCTGA
- a CDS encoding carbohydrate ABC transporter permease, producing the protein MRANRWFTPWLLVLPALVWLLAFSLWPSINTVRLSFTNASPLGGVSQWVGVRNFQTLLADPQVWEALLNSVIYMAICLPLLTVLPLLIAVLVQQKLPGIAFFRTAYYTPVIASAVVVGLIWTWILDDRGVVNEIVKALGGAGIPFLTDRWLLLISAISLTVWKGLGYYMIIFLAALGNVGKDLHEAAALDGAGSVRRFWSVTMPGVRGTMTLVGILVCVSALRVFSELYILTNGTGGPGGQDNSLVMLIQQYARGFTGNLGYASALSLLLFVVTLVPMLALARMNSKADK; encoded by the coding sequence ATGCGCGCCAACCGCTGGTTCACGCCCTGGCTGCTCGTCCTGCCGGCACTCGTCTGGCTCCTCGCGTTCAGCCTCTGGCCGTCGATCAACACCGTCCGGTTGTCGTTCACGAACGCCAGCCCGCTCGGGGGCGTGAGCCAGTGGGTGGGCGTCCGCAACTTCCAGACCCTGCTCGCCGACCCGCAGGTGTGGGAGGCGTTGCTCAACAGCGTCATCTACATGGCGATCTGCCTGCCGCTGCTCACCGTCCTGCCGCTGCTCATCGCGGTGCTCGTGCAGCAGAAGCTCCCCGGGATCGCGTTCTTCCGTACGGCGTACTACACGCCCGTGATCGCCTCGGCCGTCGTGGTCGGGCTCATCTGGACGTGGATCCTCGACGACCGCGGCGTGGTGAACGAGATCGTGAAGGCGCTCGGTGGCGCGGGCATCCCGTTCCTCACCGACCGGTGGCTGCTGCTCATCAGCGCGATCAGCCTGACGGTCTGGAAGGGCCTCGGCTACTACATGATCATCTTCCTCGCGGCGCTCGGGAACGTCGGCAAGGACCTGCACGAGGCCGCCGCCCTCGACGGTGCCGGGTCGGTCCGCCGCTTCTGGTCCGTGACCATGCCCGGTGTCCGCGGCACCATGACGCTCGTCGGCATCCTGGTGTGCGTCAGCGCGCTCCGCGTGTTCAGCGAGCTCTACATCCTCACCAACGGCACCGGCGGACCCGGCGGGCAGGACAACTCGCTCGTCATGCTCATCCAGCAGTACGCCCGCGGCTTCACCGGCAACCTCGGCTACGCGTCCGCGCTCAGCCTGCTGCTCTTCGTGGTGACGCTGGTGCCGATGCTCGCCCTGGCGCGCATGAACAGCAAGGCGGACAAGTGA
- a CDS encoding sensor histidine kinase has translation MTDTDRLDQAETVPLEDHAADRAQTVPLDGAVPQGATKPMPEQPRTPDGGPSSAPSGWGATPTTGRASAPGEQPFAPAGAAGQPPFAAAGAPGNGGGAGSGMTAGRFYREAWRRLPRDFGYMALTAVLLCTLYAAFPAALFGRGLRDLFNPFVLLMFFIALFVARWLGQFEKTRIGWADPRPIRPVDWTPRWQQNWWTRTGSAVANPHYWLYLLHAAVVYPLAALVTVGAGVVLLAGFAWPFVVAVAWGFLGVGGMYLPSSDSAALLAIGLLSLLSMAASVALLPLWARGSVLAHYWIDLGLLGGFRAEQLEQRVAGLQASRAGAVTAEGQALRQIERDLHDGPQQRLVRLRMDLAAAERAFDRDPEKAKRLIGEATEHAQDALDELRALSRGFAPPILLDRGLVAALEALVARTPIPVGLDVRLPEGLELATEIQRNVYFTVSELLTNTTKHAGASTAGVYLGLIVDASGLWYLTVSVTDDGRGGARPQEGHGIEGLMGRMRALDGELVVNSPEGGPTEATARIPLGALNGVPVVRG, from the coding sequence ATGACCGACACCGACCGCCTCGACCAGGCCGAGACCGTCCCGCTGGAAGACCATGCCGCCGATCGTGCACAGACCGTCCCGCTCGACGGAGCCGTGCCCCAGGGAGCCACGAAGCCGATGCCCGAACAGCCCCGCACGCCCGACGGCGGCCCGTCCTCGGCGCCCTCGGGATGGGGTGCGACACCGACCACGGGGCGGGCGTCCGCTCCGGGGGAGCAGCCCTTCGCCCCCGCGGGTGCAGCGGGGCAGCCGCCCTTCGCCGCCGCGGGTGCGCCGGGCAACGGGGGTGGTGCCGGCTCCGGCATGACCGCCGGTCGCTTCTACCGCGAGGCCTGGCGTCGCCTGCCGCGCGACTTCGGCTACATGGCGCTGACGGCCGTGCTGCTCTGCACGCTGTACGCGGCGTTCCCCGCGGCGCTGTTCGGGCGGGGCCTGCGCGACCTGTTCAACCCGTTCGTGCTCCTGATGTTCTTCATCGCGCTGTTCGTGGCGCGGTGGCTCGGCCAGTTCGAGAAGACCCGCATCGGGTGGGCAGACCCCCGGCCGATCCGTCCGGTGGACTGGACGCCGCGGTGGCAGCAGAACTGGTGGACGCGCACCGGGTCCGCGGTGGCGAACCCGCACTACTGGCTGTACCTGCTGCACGCGGCCGTGGTCTACCCGCTCGCGGCACTCGTGACCGTGGGAGCCGGTGTCGTGCTCCTCGCCGGGTTCGCCTGGCCGTTCGTGGTCGCCGTCGCCTGGGGCTTCCTCGGCGTGGGCGGCATGTACCTGCCCAGCTCGGACAGTGCCGCGCTGCTCGCGATCGGACTCCTCAGTCTGCTGTCGATGGCCGCGTCGGTGGCGCTCCTGCCCCTCTGGGCACGTGGCTCCGTGCTCGCCCACTACTGGATCGACCTCGGTCTGCTCGGTGGCTTCCGTGCCGAGCAGCTCGAGCAGCGCGTCGCCGGGCTGCAGGCCTCCCGCGCGGGTGCCGTGACGGCCGAGGGCCAGGCACTGCGCCAGATCGAGCGAGACCTGCACGACGGTCCGCAGCAGCGGCTCGTCCGGCTCCGCATGGACCTCGCCGCTGCCGAGCGCGCCTTCGACCGCGACCCGGAGAAGGCGAAGCGGCTCATCGGCGAGGCGACCGAGCACGCGCAGGACGCCCTCGACGAGCTCCGCGCCCTGTCCCGCGGCTTCGCACCGCCGATCCTGCTCGACCGCGGACTCGTGGCAGCGCTCGAGGCACTGGTCGCCCGGACGCCGATCCCCGTCGGGCTCGACGTCCGCCTGCCCGAGGGGCTCGAGCTCGCGACGGAGATCCAGCGCAACGTGTACTTCACGGTGAGCGAGCTCCTGACGAACACGACGAAGCACGCCGGTGCCTCGACGGCCGGCGTGTACCTCGGGCTCATCGTCGACGCCTCGGGCCTCTGGTACCTGACGGTCAGCGTCACCGACGACGGCCGTGGTGGCGCACGACCGCAGGAGGGCCACGGCATCGAGGGCCTGATGGGGCGGATGCGCGCCCTCGACGGCGAACTCGTCGTGAACAGCCCCGAGGGTGGTCCGACCGAGGCCACCGCCCGGATCCCGCTCGGAGCCCTGAACGGCGTCCCCGTCGTCCGCGGGTGA